The following are encoded together in the Halopiger aswanensis genome:
- a CDS encoding DUF7344 domain-containing protein, whose protein sequence is MTPSSNSPTPSEADIFDVLSNPRRRHVVRVLERQGEAVSLDTLARRVAAAENDIRLEEVSYHQRKRVYTALQQGHLPTMDDCGVIAFDRDRGIITPTDGLTDVERYLSAVHGDGRSRDNYSAIVSTVAVATITAAWIGAWPFSLLAWFHWTVVLLVLFVASTAVQTGALPRVELE, encoded by the coding sequence ATGACACCCTCCAGTAATTCGCCCACCCCCTCCGAGGCGGATATCTTCGACGTGCTATCGAATCCCCGCCGACGCCACGTGGTCCGCGTCCTCGAACGGCAGGGTGAGGCCGTGAGTCTCGACACGCTCGCCCGCCGAGTCGCCGCAGCGGAGAACGACATTCGTCTCGAGGAGGTCAGCTATCACCAACGAAAACGGGTTTACACCGCACTCCAGCAAGGGCACCTGCCGACGATGGACGATTGCGGTGTCATCGCTTTCGACAGGGATCGAGGTATAATAACGCCTACTGACGGATTGACGGACGTAGAACGCTACCTGTCCGCCGTTCACGGCGACGGGCGTTCCCGGGACAACTACTCCGCTATCGTTTCTACCGTCGCTGTCGCTACGATCACAGCGGCGTGGATCGGCGCGTGGCCGTTCTCGCTTCTGGCGTGGTTTCACTGGACGGTGGTTCTCCTCGTCCTCTTCGTCGCGTCGACGGCCGTACAGACCGGTGCGTTGCCTCGAGTGGAACTGGAGTGA
- a CDS encoding alpha/beta hydrolase, with protein MAGCSNSNTSDEAASTNETRTDGGESRDRTESASVTAYEDITYVEREAGEMKLDLYVPETETDGPTPLVVYIHGGGWVFETRKNAPDLERFAAEWDCAMASVSYRLAEVPEDEDVPFETDPENPTPRGVFPDPIVDVKAAIRWLRASADEYGFDGERVATWGSSAGGHLAALAGVVDDVTEIAGDVYPNEAVAKAVAPDESGAVQAVVDWYGIHDLLELPGGEESLESFLLGGPVSEHEDRARCASPITYVTEDTPPFCLMHGRQDQVVSVEQSRLLFDALADAGVDATFYELYDLGHVWGADSERTAMAVLETTQPAQRVTATAHLEEGETTEPALADQPPAGPDAIGTFLDRTLR; from the coding sequence ATGGCGGGCTGTTCGAATTCCAACACGAGCGACGAGGCGGCGTCCACGAACGAGACGCGAACGGACGGCGGCGAATCGAGAGACAGGACCGAATCGGCGTCAGTGACCGCCTACGAGGACATCACCTACGTCGAGCGCGAGGCCGGCGAGATGAAACTCGACCTCTACGTCCCCGAAACTGAGACCGACGGGCCGACGCCGCTGGTCGTCTACATTCACGGCGGCGGCTGGGTCTTCGAGACTCGGAAGAACGCCCCCGACCTCGAGCGGTTCGCGGCCGAGTGGGACTGCGCGATGGCGAGCGTGAGCTACCGACTGGCGGAAGTTCCAGAAGACGAGGACGTACCGTTCGAGACCGATCCTGAGAATCCGACACCGCGGGGCGTCTTCCCCGACCCCATCGTCGACGTGAAGGCCGCGATCAGGTGGCTCCGCGCGAGCGCCGACGAGTACGGCTTCGACGGCGAGCGGGTCGCGACGTGGGGCTCCTCCGCAGGCGGGCATCTGGCGGCGCTGGCCGGCGTGGTCGACGACGTCACGGAGATCGCCGGGGACGTGTACCCAAACGAGGCCGTCGCGAAGGCGGTCGCACCCGACGAGTCGGGAGCCGTCCAGGCCGTCGTCGACTGGTACGGGATCCACGACCTGCTCGAGTTGCCGGGCGGCGAAGAGTCGCTCGAGTCGTTCCTACTGGGCGGTCCAGTCTCGGAACACGAGGATCGCGCCCGCTGTGCGAGTCCGATCACCTACGTAACGGAGGACACGCCGCCGTTTTGCCTCATGCACGGCCGTCAGGATCAGGTCGTTTCCGTCGAGCAGAGCCGACTGCTGTTCGATGCGTTGGCCGATGCCGGGGTCGACGCGACGTTCTACGAACTGTACGACCTCGGCCACGTCTGGGGCGCCGACTCCGAGCGGACGGCGATGGCCGTTCTCGAGACCACCCAGCCCGCACAGCGCGTAACGGCGACGGCGCATCTCGAGGAAGGCGAGACGACGGAGCCGGCGCTCGCCGATCAACCGCCAGCAGGTCCGGACGCGATCGGTACGTTCCTAGATCGAACGCTGCGGTAA
- a CDS encoding VOC family protein, translating to MDGILDHTMIRVADLEESLDWYQTHLEYEEKDRYEGDGFTIVYLGPEDMHEDGAMLEITHNEGEEPDVGDAWGHIAVRVPDGELEDYYQQLMDEGVDDYRDPESCGGDYAFVKDPDGHEIEIVQRDPDAGALWSIDHTMIRVEDADEALGFWTRKFEYDEVGRWEADTFANYFVEPRDAPEEAMSVELTYNYDGRSYEQGDAWGHLCVRVDDLQDDWDQLLEREADDYRDPESNDNMYAFTKDQDGHEIELIERDLEADSLFPF from the coding sequence ATGGACGGAATCCTCGACCACACGATGATTCGCGTCGCCGATCTGGAGGAGTCGCTGGACTGGTACCAGACCCACCTCGAGTACGAGGAGAAGGACCGCTACGAGGGCGACGGCTTCACCATCGTCTATCTGGGCCCCGAGGACATGCACGAGGACGGGGCGATGCTCGAGATCACCCACAACGAGGGCGAAGAGCCCGACGTGGGCGACGCCTGGGGCCACATCGCCGTCCGCGTTCCCGACGGCGAACTCGAGGACTACTACCAGCAGCTGATGGACGAGGGCGTCGACGACTACCGCGATCCCGAGTCCTGCGGCGGCGACTACGCGTTCGTCAAGGATCCCGACGGCCACGAGATCGAGATCGTCCAGCGGGACCCCGACGCGGGCGCGCTCTGGTCGATCGACCACACCATGATCCGCGTCGAGGACGCCGACGAGGCGCTCGGCTTCTGGACGCGCAAGTTCGAGTACGACGAGGTCGGCCGCTGGGAGGCCGACACCTTCGCGAACTACTTCGTCGAGCCCCGCGACGCCCCCGAGGAGGCGATGTCCGTCGAACTCACCTACAACTACGACGGCCGCAGCTACGAGCAGGGCGACGCCTGGGGCCACCTCTGCGTCCGCGTCGACGACCTGCAGGACGATTGGGACCAACTGCTCGAGCGCGAGGCCGACGACTACCGCGATCCCGAGAGCAACGACAACATGTACGCATTCACCAAGGATCAGGACGGCCACGAGATCGAACTGATCGAGCGCGATCTCGAGGCCGACTCGCTGTTCCCGTTCTAA
- a CDS encoding Na+/H+ antiporter NhaC family protein has protein sequence MSEFGALSLVPPLLAIVLAIATRRPMLSLFLGIWSGAVIYTESLGIAQTFDWIVGAIIADDGFHVQILLFTLLLGSGVALIWRLGGATAVREWATARLQTQRTVGLTTWVLGMAMFFDDYANTAIVGSTMREISDQLRISREKLSYIVDSTAAPVATIALSSWVAFQLSLIGDAYGSLGAEGAPTAFETFVRSIPYNTYALLAIVMVGLVVYTGRDYGEMLDAEHRARSTGRVSREDAQPLQEVEKDLGAPIEDRPMLRTFFAPVVVLIAVTLAGAFWTGYQSWTSSQAEAGAPTTIQGAAVADGYVQVFVDIVGAGDFAGALVWGSFAMVATAIAIGIAYGLFDLDTAVDTVLDGFRLMLTAVTILVLAWTISSVAEALETGTYVTNLVGDAVPTALLPIVVLFAAAFIAFTMGSSWATMGIVTPIAIELAYELTGGFDAMPIVVGAVFSGAIFGDHSSPISDTTVLSATFTGADLIDHVRTQLPYAVTVMVVVVVCYLLNGYLGVSPLVFLPLGVVLLTALVYGLSELDAARKGLHPIAAEEEPLEGGPEHEHEYDREQDRDGESEFGGD, from the coding sequence ATGTCCGAATTCGGGGCCCTGTCGCTCGTGCCGCCGCTGCTGGCGATCGTCCTCGCGATCGCGACCCGTCGGCCGATGCTGTCGCTGTTCCTGGGGATCTGGTCGGGCGCAGTCATCTACACCGAGAGCCTCGGCATCGCGCAGACGTTTGACTGGATCGTCGGCGCGATCATCGCCGATGACGGCTTCCACGTCCAGATCCTGCTGTTTACACTCCTGCTGGGATCCGGCGTCGCGCTCATCTGGCGCCTCGGCGGCGCGACCGCCGTCCGCGAGTGGGCCACGGCCCGGCTGCAGACTCAGCGGACGGTCGGCCTGACGACCTGGGTCCTCGGGATGGCTATGTTCTTCGACGATTACGCCAACACGGCTATCGTCGGCTCCACGATGCGCGAAATCTCGGATCAACTCCGGATTTCCCGCGAGAAGCTCTCCTATATCGTCGACTCGACGGCCGCTCCCGTCGCGACGATCGCCCTCTCGAGCTGGGTCGCCTTTCAGCTCTCGCTGATCGGCGACGCCTACGGGAGCCTCGGCGCGGAGGGAGCACCAACCGCCTTCGAGACGTTCGTGCGGTCGATTCCCTACAACACGTACGCCTTGCTGGCGATCGTGATGGTCGGACTGGTCGTCTACACCGGCCGCGATTACGGCGAGATGCTCGACGCCGAGCACCGCGCCCGGTCGACCGGGCGGGTGAGCCGCGAGGACGCCCAGCCGCTCCAGGAGGTCGAGAAGGATCTGGGCGCACCGATCGAGGACCGACCGATGTTGCGGACGTTCTTCGCGCCGGTCGTCGTCCTCATCGCGGTCACGCTGGCCGGTGCGTTCTGGACCGGCTACCAGTCGTGGACGTCGTCGCAGGCCGAGGCCGGCGCGCCGACCACCATCCAAGGCGCAGCAGTCGCCGACGGGTACGTACAGGTGTTCGTCGACATCGTCGGCGCCGGCGACTTCGCCGGCGCGCTCGTGTGGGGCTCGTTCGCGATGGTCGCGACTGCGATCGCGATCGGAATCGCCTACGGCCTCTTCGATCTCGACACCGCGGTCGACACCGTTCTCGACGGCTTCCGGCTCATGCTGACCGCGGTCACGATCCTCGTGCTCGCGTGGACGATCAGCAGCGTCGCCGAGGCGCTCGAGACGGGGACCTACGTCACGAACCTCGTCGGCGACGCCGTACCGACCGCGTTGCTCCCGATCGTCGTCCTCTTCGCCGCCGCGTTCATCGCGTTCACGATGGGCTCGTCGTGGGCGACGATGGGGATCGTGACACCGATCGCGATCGAACTCGCCTACGAACTCACCGGCGGCTTCGACGCCATGCCGATCGTCGTCGGCGCCGTCTTCTCGGGGGCGATCTTCGGCGACCATTCCTCGCCGATCTCCGATACGACGGTGCTGTCCGCGACGTTCACCGGCGCAGATCTAATCGATCACGTGCGCACGCAACTCCCCTACGCCGTCACGGTCATGGTCGTCGTCGTGGTCTGTTACTTGCTCAACGGGTACCTCGGCGTCTCGCCGCTGGTCTTTCTGCCGCTGGGCGTCGTCCTGCTGACCGCCCTCGTGTACGGGCTCTCCGAACTCGACGCGGCTCGGAAGGGACTGCACCCGATCGCCGCGGAGGAGGAACCGCTCGAGGGCGGCCCCGAGCACGAGCACGAGTACGACCGGGAGCAGGACCGCGACGGCGAGTCCGAGTTCGGCGGCGACTAA